The DNA window aatGTCATAAATCGAGCATTTAATCCAAAGTTGCTTTTAACACTATACCTTTATTGTATTcagaaaataaactaaaaagCTTGTATTCCCTTTCTGATATATACAGTAactaaaaagtaaataagtCTCGTTATAATATATGCCCACTAAACTACCTAAAAATTACACCCAAGATGATATCAATCAACTATCCAAAGAATTATTGATTGCAGGTGGAATAGGTGCTTTGAAAGGCGCTCTATTCTCTGTAACTACAGCAATATTGATGAGGAAATATAGTATGGTTTATAAAAACGTAAGGATGCCAGTCAGGTTACTATACCATACAACTTGCATAGGATCTGCAAGTGTTTATTATGCAGAACAGCAATTATTAAGATATGAAGACAAAAGAACACaattagaattaaaaaggaGAAGGAAAATATTGGATGAAGCCGCAGAGAGGGGCATATTTTTGGAAGATGATGGTGGTGTTGctcaaaattaatattcaCATAGATAATATCATctgcatatatatatatatatatatttatatttatatatatttacgCTCACAAACCTATTAACGACAATATACCTTTCCATAATATGAAAATTATCCAAATGatccaaaataaaatcatgaTTAAATACtctaatataaaataccaAATTCTCTTTAATGCTCCATTGTTACCATTCTTATTCAATAACACAGATGGAATAAAAGCACTGTTTAAAAAGTTcctgttgttattatcgttTATGGTATCATTTGAAGTACCAGTACCAGTATTTCTGTCAATACCGACGTTACCATTATTGCATTGCAAATTATTGATGATAATCGACGCAGGCATATGGTTAATGGCGAAATTGGCACACATTTTCAACTTGAATGTTAAAGTGGTGTTGATTTCCGTGAGTGCGCTATCAGCGcttaaaaacaaatcttCAATCAAGTTTTGTGATGGTAACTTCAAATCTTTTGGTTTACAAAGAGGTAAATTGAcaaatttttctaaattctGTGACACTTGGAtcgtt is part of the Saccharomycodes ludwigii strain NBRC 1722 chromosome III, whole genome shotgun sequence genome and encodes:
- a CDS encoding uncharacterized protein (similar to Saccharomyces cerevisiae YBR255C-A | RCF3 | Respiratory superComplex Factor), whose translation is MPTKLPKNYTQDDINQLSKELLIAGGIGALKGALFSVTTAILMRKYSMVYKNVRMPVRLLYHTTCIGSASVYYAEQQLLRYEDKRTQLELKRRRKILDEAAERGIFLEDDGGVAQN